Part of the Salinigranum rubrum genome is shown below.
CGCTCCGTCGTCAGCGCCGCCGTCCTCGGGACGATTCTCGCGCTCGCCGCGCGCTTTCTCCCGTTCGTCCCCCGCGAGGTCGTCGCGCTCGCGGGCGTCGTCCTCCTCCTCGGGGTCGTCCACGCCCTCCTCCGCTACCGCTCGTGGCGCTACGAGGTGCGCGACGACTCCATCTACCTCGAACGCGGCGTCCTCACGCGCGTTCGAACCGTGGTCCCATTCGTCCGCATCCAGCACGTCGACTCCTCGCGCAGCCCCGTCGAGCGCGCCGTCGGACTGGGGCGGGTCGTCGTCTACACCGCCGGGTCGCGCGGCGCGGACGTCACGGTGCCCGGGCTCACCCCGACGGCCGCCGACGACCTGCGCGAACGGCTGAAACGCCTCGCCATCCGCGCGGAGGGCGACGACGCGGTCTAGCCATGAAGCTCTCCCCGCTCTCGGTTCCGTACCGCGTGCTCGAACGCGGTGGGAGCCTCCTCGTCGCGGCGGCGTTCATCGTCTTCTCGGGCGGGTCGATGCTCGACGGACTGGCCGGACCGCTGTCGCTGTTCGCGTTGCTCGGCGTCGGTGTCCTGCTCCTCGTCGGCTACGAGGTGGCGTACTACCAGCGGTACGAGTACGAACTCACCGCCGATACGTTCGACATCCACTCGGGGGTGTTCGCCCGGCGCGACCGCGAGATTCCTCTCCGGCGGATACAGAACGTCGACATCTCGCGCAACGTCGTCCAGCGCGTCCTCGGCATCGCCGCGGTCGACTTCGAGACCGCCGGCGGCAGCGAGACCGAAGCCTCGCTGCGGTTCGTCTCGTTCGAGGAGGCGAAACGGCTCCAGCGGGAGGTCCCCCGGATGAAACGCGGCACCGAAGAAGAGCCCGCCGAACCGGAACCGTCGACCGAACTGTTCGCGCTCTCGGAGCGCGAACTCACGCTCGTCGGCCTTCTCTCGTTCGATTTCAGAGTTCCGGGCGTGCTCGCGCTGCTGCTGTCGGGGTCGGTCCCGGTCGTCTCCTCCATGCTCCCCCGGCCCGGACCGCTGCCCATCGCGGCGTTCCTCGCGTTGCTCGTCGTCGGCGTCTTCCTCTTCTCGTGGGCCGCCGGCGCCGTCGCCGCCGTCGTCAACTACTACGACTTCCACCTCGTGCGCGCGGGCGACGAACTCCAGTACGAGCGCGGGTTGCTCCAGCGGTACGACGGCTCCATCCCCTTCGACAAGGTCCAGACGCTCACCGTCGAGGACCCCCCTCAAACGAGCGTTCGGGTACGCGACGCTGCTCATCGAGACGGCGGGCTACGCGCCCGGTCAGTCGTCGGGCGGGGTCGCGGCTCCGAGGCCGCGGTCCCGCTGGCCGAACGCGACCGCGTCTTCGAACTCGCCAACGCCATCGACGAGTTCGGCGACCCCGCTCTCGAACGCCCGCCGAAACGGGTTCGCCGCCGCTACGTCGTCCGCTACCTCCTCGTCGTCGGGGCGCTCACGGGGCTCCTGTTCGGCGTCGACGCCGTGGTCGCCCCCACGGTCGGCGTCGGTTCGCTCCCGTTCCCGTGGTACGTCCCGCTGGCGCTCGTCCTCGTCATCCCGCCCGCGGCGCACCTCAAGTGGGCCCACCGGGGCTACTGGCTCGGTGACGAGCACGTCGTCACCCGCAACGGCGTGTTGAAACGACAGACGAAGGTCGTTCCCTACGACCGGATCCAGACGGTCATCGACACTCGCACGCTGTTCCAGCGGCGGTGGAACCTCGCGACGGTGACGGTCGACACGGCCGGGTCGCTCTCCATCACCGGCGGCGACGCCGCGGCGGTCGACGTCGACGACGCCGTCGCCGACGACCTGCGCGCCGAACTCGACGAACGACTGCGGGAGGCGCTCGCCGAGCGCCGGCGAGCGCGACGACTGCGGCGCAACCGGTCGGCCCACGCCAACGCCGACGCCACGGGTGACGCGACCGGGCGGGAACCGGACCGCGGTCGAGCACACGACGGCGACGACGACCACGACCACGACCACGCACCGGACGGCGAAGCCGAGGGGTTCGTCTGGGGCGAGGGGTTCGACGAGGAGAGAGCCGACACGAGCGGAGACGAGTCACCGACTGCGCCGACGACAGAGGAGCGGACCGGTGGGGGAACAGGAGGCAGGGCGAAGAGAGAGACAGCGACGGGAACGGGAGTGAGTCGGCCGCGAGCACGGAGTCGTCCGAGAACGCGAACCGTGACCACACGAGCTGACACCCCGACCGCCCTCGGGGCGCCCAGGTTCCCCCGATACGCCCGACCGCACGGGCACAGAGCTATACGGTGTGGGAGCCGATGTACCCCTGTGCGCGTCTACGAGACGACCACCACCGACTGGGACGACATCGACGCGGAGACGCGTGCGTCGCTCGCGTGGACGGGAACGTCCGCGCTGCTCGTCCTCGACGGCGTGTCCCCCGCTGAGGTCGACCCCATCCAGGCGTACACGCCGCACCGGGTCGACGTCGGCCGCGGTGGTGACCAGGAACTCGTCCTGATCTACTCGGAGCGGCGGCCGTCGTCGTTCCCGCACGCGTCGGGCGTCACCGTCGCCGACCTCGACACGGTCGTCGAAGACGCGCTGCGCGACGACGAGACGCTGTTTCTCCGACGGCTCCGCGACGACGAGCGCTTCAGGACGCTCCTGCGGCGACATCTCTCGGCGTCGGCGCGCGTCGAACTGGTCGAGGAGTACGGGCAGAACCCCGACGCGGCGGGCTACGTCCAGCGGCTCCTGGATACGACGTAGGTCGAGTCGGACAGGCAGTGGTGTGAGTCGGTCATCGAGTAGGTCCGTGACTGTGTGTCTCGTCGGGTACACGGGGCGGTGTGAACGACGTGGCCGACGACGGTGAGAAGACCGCACGACACACGGGCGCGGTGACCCGCAGCCACGCCCACCGGAGCAACTTCGTTGCCCCGAGCCGTTCGCTCGGTTCCCTCACGAAGGCCCCTCAGCTGACTGCGGTCCTCGGGTACTCACGCCGTTCGTACCCTGTGGCCCTCATCCCTCGCGCGTGAGGGCTGGCGAAACCCCCGGCCTCGCGGCTTCCCACTCGCTCTGCTCGTGGGAATGCGGCACGGAGGCCGCACCGTCACGCGCCACTGCCCTGTTGCGGTCGGCGTGTGAGTGCAACGAACGAGCGACTCGCGCGAGGGGTGAGGGAACCGAGTGAAGGCTCTGAGCGACGGCTGTCGGGTCCGAAGTCGAAGGATGAAGTATGAGTGGTGGACGACGGGATTGCCCGGCGTTCCGACACGGGTAGTCCCGGTTGCCTCCTCCACCCCGCACCCCGTCGAGCGGCGCACGTCCGGTGATGGGCTGCTCACTTCCGTGCCTGACCCGATTTCACCGACGAACCACGGACGACCACCCCTGCGGATGGGGCCCGTGGGCCGCTGCCCCCGACGGACGAGGCTTCCACGTCGGCTCCCGGGGCCCGTGTCGGTCTGACCGGACGCCTCCGGGTTCGGCCCCCGCTGAAGACCTATTTCACGGGTGACGAGCAGGGCCTAACTGCCCGGCCTAGTCCACCACATCCTATCCCGGTGCCACATAAGGGCCTTTCGGCTTGCGTCTCGGTTTCGGAACCCCCAAATCAGAGGACGGCACGGGCGTACGCGGCCGCACTGAGCGGGACGAGCGCGGTGACACCGAGGACGACCCACCGGTGGTTACCCATCCACGCGGCCGAGAAGTTGAACACGAGTTGCGGGTCGACGGCGAGCGCCCACGAGGCGGCGAGACCGAGCATGCCCAAGCCGAGAACGAGCGTCAGGCCGGCGGCGGTCACCGGGTCCGTCCGTCCCCGCCGCCCCGCGAGGAAGACGACGACGGCGACGGGTGCGAGGAACCCGAGCGCGGTCACCCCGGCCGGGCCGGCGGCGTAGTACAGCCCGAGTTCGGTTCCGACGTCCGAGAGGAGCACGAACGGTGCGACGAGCGCAGCGACGACGGCGCCACAGGCGACACTGCCGACGAGGGGCGCGACGTCTTCGACCTCCATATCCGAGACTCGGGGACGCCGTGGCCTTAACAGGTCTGAAAACGTCGTGGCCGGGTGGGAGTGTTACTCAGGCGAGAAGTGGAAAAAGGTAAGCGGGACTGTACTCGTCGTCCTGTATGGAACGCGTTGCAATCATCGGCGCATCGATGACCCAGTTCGGGCAACGGGAGGCCTGGCTGCAGGAACTCCTCGCCGAGGCGGGGCAGGCCTGTCTCGAGGACGCGGGCGTCTCAGCCGACGAGGTGGACCACCTCTACCTCTCGAACATGGCGAGCGGCGAGTTCGAGGGGCAGACGGGGTCGATGAACTACCTGGCACACGACCTCGCGGCGATGCCGTCGTACACCCAGCGGATCGACCAGACCTCCTCGTCGGGAGGAGCCGGCGTCTACGCCGCGTACCAGTCCGTCGCGTCGGGGTCGAGCGATATGACGCTGCTCGTCGGCGGCGAGAAGATGACCCACTGTTCGACGGCCGAAGCCACAGACGTCATCGCCTCTATCACCCACCCCGCCGAGTACAAACACGGGCTCACGCTCCCGTCGTTCGCGGGGCTCACGGCGCGCTTGTATCTCGACCAGTACGACGCGCCCCGCGAGTCGCTCGCGAAGGTCGCCGTCAAGAACCACAAGAACGGCGTCCACAACCCCCACGCACAGTTCCAGAAGGAGGTCTCGCTCGAAACGGTGCTGGAGTCGCCCATCGTCGCCGACCCGCTCCGCCTGTACGACTTCTGTCCCATCACCGATGGGAGCGCCGCGCTGTTGTTCTGCCCCGAGTCGGTCGCCGAGGAGTACACCGACGAGTACGCGGTGGTTGCCGGCGTCGGCGGCGCTACCGACACCCACGTCGTCCACGAGCGAGCGGACCCGACGACGATGCGCGGCGTCGTCGAGTCGTCCGACATCGCCTACGAGATGGCAGACATGGGTCCAGAGGACGTCGACGTGGCCGAGTTGCACGACATGTTCACCATCCTCGAGTTCCTCCAGTCGGAGGACCTCGGCTTCTTCGAGAAGGGCGAGGGGTGGAAGGCCATCGAGGAGGGGAAGACCGAACTCGACGGCGAGATTCCGGTCAACCCCTCGGGCGGCCTGAAGTCGAAGGGACACCCCTCGGCGCGTCGGGGGTCGCACAGGTGTACGAGATTTACAAGCAGGTCATCGGCGACGCCGACACCCAGCAGTTGGACGCGGACGTCGGCCTCGCGTGCAACGTCGGCGGCTTCGGGAACTGCGTCATCACCACGATTCTGGAGGGTCAGTGAGATGTCCGATTCGAACTCGAACGCACACGAGATGGAGGCGTACCGCTACTCCGACGGGAGCATCACCTACCCCGGCCACCCGGTCGGCCCCGACGGTTCGGAGCCGGAAGGGACGGTCGACCTGAGCCAGTACACGGCGACCGTCGTCACGTGGACGACGTCGATGGCGACGCCCCCGGGCGTCCGTCAGCCGAACACCATCGCTATCGTCGAGTTCGACGTCGACGGCGAACCCGTCCGGGCCATCGGTCAGGTCGAGGAGGGGTCGGAACTCGACATTGGCGACGAAGTCGAGGCGGTGTACTGCGAGGAACTCCGCGAACCCGGCGCCGGTATCCGGCATCCCGACAGCCAAGAGTGGGACGGGTTCAGGTTCGTGGCGACCGAGTGAGCGGTGCGGTTCGCTCACGAACAGTCGTCGACGACGAAAGACGAGTCGCGGTGGTGTGGTTCAGTGCCGTCGGTCACTCGGCCGCCACCAACTCCGGCGAGGCGTCGAGCGTTTCGAGTTCGTCGAGACAGTCCTGGACGGTCGTTATCTCGGAACCGTCGAAATTTGGCGCGACGGTCTCGATTCCGTCGTCGTCGCGCACCTCCAGACACATCACCGGCAACACGAGTTCGCGCGCGAGGCCATCGACGAACGATTCGCGCTCGCGGACGGTGAAGAACGGGTCGATGTCGACGCCCGTCGCGTCGGCCCACGAGTCGAACTCCTCGTACGCGGTGACGGCGGCCGGGGTCCGACCCTCGCCCCCGTTCAGTCGGACGCGCCCGTCCCACACGAAGACGTCGTACGTCTCGATGCGACCCGAGTCCTCCAGTTCGCGGAGTCGAGCCACGACCGCGTTCTGCTGGTCGTTGGCTCCGAACATGTCCCCCGGACGTAGAGCGTGACGCGAGGCGCCTCGCTCTCGCCGTGTATAGCGTTCATGATGGTGTCCCCTAGTCAGTGAATGCGAGGCGACCTATGAAAGCGTTACCCTGATTCTCTACTGATGCGAGAAGTGTGTTAAATGTTCATTAAACACGCCGACGGAGGCGGACCCTGTCCGCGACTCGCCGTCTAGAGATTGCCTGACACGGGCGTCAGCGCCGCCGTTCGCGGCTACTCCGACTCGGGTGCGGGGTCGATGAGTACGACCGCCTCGCCGTCGATGACCGTCGTCTCGTCCGCCGTCTGCACGACGGTGTCGAGTCGGTACCGGCGGTCGCCGAGGTCCTCGACGATTTCGACGACCGCCGTGAGTTCCGAGCCGATGTCGACCGGCTTCAGGAAGCGGAGGTCCTGTGAGAGATAGACCGTCATCCCGGGCAGGCGCGCGAGGGCGGAACTGATGAGACCGGACGCGAGGGTGCCGTGGACGATTCGGCGGCCGAACCGGGTCTCCTCGGCGAACTCCTCGTCGAGGTGGAGGCGGTTGGTGTCGCCGCTGATGCCCGCGAACGCCAGGACGTCCTCCTCGGTGATTTGCTTCGTGAACCGGACGACGTCGCCGACGCCCAGTTCCTCGTCGGAGTCGACGCTCCGCTCCATCGACCACGACTCCTCCGTGTACGCGACGGAATCGACTTCGGGCTCGCGTACCCCGCTAGCGCCGTTTTGACGGGCCAGCATGGCTCGATTGGCCTCGGCGACACTCGAGTACATGTGGACGAAGCTCCTCGAGACGTGCCTGGACGACTTGAGCCACGCGGACGTCATTCCGCGGACTGGCGCCGTCACGTCCATAGCGCTATATTCCATGCTCCGTGTGAACGTCTACGACACTGATAACAGTTGTGAAAATTCGTTTCCGTTCGGTCCGGCGCCGTCCCATCTGAACCATCTGGTGGCATTGAATGGTATTAGATGGTTAGAATAGTAAACTTTATCCACTCACGGGGACAAGGAGTGAACGAGATGACAGACGACCCGGACGATGAAACGCCCATGTGGTCGCCCGCCGCGTTCGCGAAGCAGATGCAGGAGGCGTCCCAGCAAGCCACCAAGAGCCAGCAGGAGCTGTTCAAGCAGTTCATGCAGGCGTCTTCCGGTGGCATGGACGGTTTCTCGCAGCTAAACGCGATGAGTATGGGCAGCGCGATGTTCAAGACGCGCGTCCAGAGCGGCGGCCGCATCTCCATTCCCGACGCCGAGCGCGAGGCGCTCGATATCGAGGAAGGGGACATCGTCCAGGCTATCGTCATCCCCGTCAAACGAAACCGGTGATCCACCATGTCCGCTAACCCATTCAGCACTATGTTCGACATGCAGCGCACGTACATCGAAGCCAGCCAGTCCGCGTTCGAGAGCTCCCTGAAGCTCCAGCAGGTCGCGTCCGACGCCTTCCTCGGGAGCTTCGATTCGACGAAGTCGCTCCAGAAGCGCGGCGTCGACCTGACGAAGCGCGCGACGCTCGCCAACCTCGACGCCGTCGAGGAGACGCTCCCCGCCGACGTCGTCGCCGACCTGCGCGCGGCGGTCGACGAGCAGTACGAGGCGCTCGACGAGGCACACGACGACGCCTGGGAGGCGTTCGAGCGCTCCGCCGAGGACGCCGTCGACTCCTACGACGAACTGACCGAGGCGCAGGCCGAGATGGTCGACGAACTGTACGAGTCGCTCCTGCAGGTCAACGCCGAGGCCGCCGAAGTCGCCGAAGAGGCCGCCGACGCGGTCGAGCAGTAATCCGACGGCTTTTCCACCCGCTCTTCGTATTTGAGACCAGACAATGGCTAACGACATATCCGACATGACCGACGCAACGAACATGGAGTCGTTCTTCGAACAGCTCTCAGAGACGTACTCGGAGGCGTTCAAGCGCAACCTGGACGCCCAGGCGGCCTTCGCCGACCAGTGGATGGAATCGATGGAGGAAGCCATGTCCGAGGAGCGTCTCGACGACGCCTCCGAGGGTGCCGTCCGCGCCTACGAGGCGTGGATGGACGCCGCGGAGTCCTCCTTCGAGCGCGTCGGCGACGCCCTCGAGGGCGAGGACGTCGATCCCGAGGAGTTCCGCGACATCTGGTTCAACGCCGCCAACAGGGCGTTCAAAGAGTCGATGTCGACGACGGCGTTCGCCGCCGCGACGGGCCAGAACGTCGAGGACGTCCTCGACCTCCAGGCGCAGATGAACGAGGCCGCCCAGGACACCCTCCACGGGATGGGCTTCGCGACGACCGGCGACGTCCGCGAGGTCGGCGAGCGCCTCGTCGAGATCGAGCGTCGCCAGCACGCCATCGAGGAGAAGCTCGACAAGCTCCTGGAGCAAGAAGAATGAACCCCTTCACCGCACCGTTCGAGGCACAGCGGAAGATGCTCGAATCGTGGACCGACGCCGTCGAGACGGCCGAGGCCGCGCCCGAGGGCCTCGAGACGATGGCTTCGGTCGAGGTAGGTGAGACGCCGAGCGAGGTCGTCTACGAGGAGAACAAGCTCAAACTCCTCCGATACGACGCCGAGGCCGCGGGTATCGAGCCCGAGGAGACCCACGACGTCCCCATCCTCATCGTCTACGCGCTCATCAACCGGCCGTACATCCTCGACCTCCAGCCCGACCGTTCCGTCGTGCGACGGCTCTTGGAGGCGGGGTTCGACGTCTACCTCATCGACTGGGGCGAGCCCTCGCTCTTGGACCAGTCGCTGACGCTCGACGACTACGTCAACCGCTACATCGACAACTGCGTCGACGAAGTCGCCGAGCGTGCGGGCGTCGACGCCATCAACCTCTTAGGCTACTGCATGGGCGGGACGATGAGCGTCATGTACGCGGCGCTGCACCCCGAGAAGGTCCGAAACCTCGGTCTGATGGCGGCGGGCCTCTGCTTCGCCGGCACCGGGGGCATCCTCGAAGAGTGGGGCGACGACGAGTACTACTCGCCGCGCGACGTCACGGGTGCGTTCGGGAACGTCCCCGCGGAGTTCCTCGACGTCGGCTTCGCGCTCATGGACCCGGTCAACAACTACGTCTCGAAGTACACCACGCTGTACGACAACCTCGGGAACGAGGACTTCGTGGAGAACTTCGCCCGGATGGAGCGCTGGCTGTCGGACGGCATCGACCTCGCCGGGTCGACGTACGTCCAGTTCCTCGAGGACGTCTACCAGGGGAACAAACTGTACGAGAACGAACTCGAACTGGACGGCAAACACGTCGACCTCGGGGAGATCACGATGCCCGTCCTCCAAATCGTCGGCCAGTACGACCACCTCATCCCGCCGGAGGCGTCCCGGCCGTTCAACGACGCCATCCCGTCCGACGACGCGACCCTGATGGAGGAGTCGACCGGCCACATCGGACTGTCCGTGTCGAGCAAGTCACACGCGAACCTCTGGCCCAACGTCGCCGAGTGGTACGCCGAGCGCTCCCGACTCGACGACTCGGACGAGGCGGTCGACATCGATGTCGACGGACCCGAGGCCGGAGACGACGAGGCCGTCGACGCCGAGAACGGGACCGTCCACGTCGAGGACGACGCCGGCGAGGAGGACGAAGACGACGAGAGCGGAGCCGAGGCGTTCGACGACACGGACCTCGACCAGGTTCGCGGCGTCGGCCCGGCCTACGCCGACCGACTCCGCGAGGCGGGCGTCGGCACCGTCTCCGAACTCGCGGCGGCCGACCCCGAGACGCTCGCGGAGCGAATCGACGTCTCGACGTCGCGGGTCGCCGACTGGGTCGACCACGCGACCGAACTCACGTCCTGAGCCGACTCCCCGGACTGACCACTCCTCGGCCGGCCTGACGCGAACCCGCGCTCCGGACGTCACCGTTTCTCACGGATGACACCCCTTCTCGCGCTGGCTTCGAGACCTGAACTATTATACCTCGGTTCCGAGTGTCATCAACCGTGAGTCAACGTCATCGAGTCGACAGGCAGTCCGTCTCGTGGCGCTCACTTCGAACATGAAACTCGAAGACAGAACCTGTGTCATCACGGGTGCATCGAGGGGGATCGGCCGCGGTATCGCGGAGGAGATGGCTGGCGAGGGCGCGAACGTCGTCGTCAACTACCGCTCCTCGAAGGAGGAGGCTCGGGACGTCGTCGAGACCATCCGCGAGGCCGGCGGGGACACCATCGCGTCGCAGGCCGACGTCACGGACTACGAGGCCGTCGGGGAGATGCGCGACGAGGTCCACGACGCGTTCGGCCCCGTGGACATCCTCATCAACAACGCCGGCATCACGAAGGACACCACGTTCGCCCGGATGAGCCCCGAAGAGTGGAAGACGGTCATCGACGTCAACCTCAACGGGACGTTCAACGCGTCGAAGGTGTTCTTCGAGGACATCAAGGAGTCCGACCAGGGGCGACTCATCAACATCTCCTCCATCGTCGGCAAGCAGGGGAACTTCGGGCAGGCCAACTACGCCACGGCGAAGTCGGGTATCTTCGGCTTCACTCGTACGCTCGCGCTCGAACTCGCTCCCTCGGGGGCGACGGTCAACTCCGTCGCGCCGGGCTTCACCCGGACGGACATGCTCGACGAGGTCCGCGAGGACATCCAAGAGCGCATCCTCGAAGAGATTCCGATGGGCCGGTTCGCCGAGGTCGAGGACATCTCCCACGTCGTCAAGTTCCTCGCCAGTGAGGAGGCTTCCTACATCACCGGGGAGGTCATCGACGTCAACGGGGCGATGGACCTCTAGTCCCGCTCGGGACCGGCACGGTGTGGCACCTGATCGTCCTGTGTGAAGCTTGACCAAGGACATAATACCCAATATTAATCATATACAGTGTATATTCATCCATACAAGGTAAGCTTAAGTGGAATCGGTTCAATTCGTTGAGTAGACAATGAGCCAGCAACTCCTCACCCGCGCTGCGAACGAGACGAAGCCCGAAATCCCGACCGAACTCGACTCCACCTCGTCGAAACTGGTCTACCTGTACCTCCGCGCGTCCGGTTCGTGCACCATCGACGAACTCCAGGCGTCGCTGGACATGCAGAAGATTTCGCTGTACCCGCTGCTGAAGAGCCTCTCGAAGAAGGGCCTCGTCGAGGGCGAGGGCGAGACGTACCACCTCGCCTCCTAGGTCCGCCGGGGCTACCGTCGCTGTGTCCCGCTTCGGCCGCACGACCGCGTGCGATCGCTGCCGGACCGACTGACAGCGGTCCCGTTCAGCGTTCGTTCTCGTCCCGGTCGCTTTCGTCCTCGCCTCGGTCGCTTTCGTCCTCGTGCCGGTCGTCGTCTCCGTCGGTCACTGCCGACTCGTCGCGCACCTCTTCTCTGATCGACTCCAGTTCCGCATCCACGTCTATCGCCACCGACGAGTCCGGTTCGTCGGTCGGTTCCTCACCGCCCTCCTCACTCGCGGCTGATTCGTCGCTCGCGTCACCTTCCTCGTCGTCGACCGGGATGACGACGCCCCCGCTCCGACCCGCCGAGCGCTCCGCCCGCGACCGTGAGTCCCGCTCCGCACCCCGAGCCTCGGCGAGGCGGGACTCGATTTCGGCGGAGAGGTCGCGGGCCTCCCGGAACACGTCCCGGGCAACCGGGTCGGTCGGCTCCTCGGTCCCCGTGAGCGCGCGACGGAGGTCGTCGAGCGCGCGCTCGGTCCCCTCGACCATTCGTCGGTCGACGCCGTCGAGGTCCCCCCGCGCCCCCTGCAGACCCCGCTCCGGGTCTGCCAGTCGGAGGACGCCGCGGAGCAGTTCGAGCGACTGGACCGTCGTTTCGAGGATCGAGATGACGGTCGGGATGGTGTACTCCTCGGTGAACCGGACGACGTCGCGCCCGCGGGGCGGGTCGCGGCGGGTCGGCCGACGAGTCGCGTCGTCGGTGTCGAGCGTCCGTTCGAGTTCGTCGAGCGTCGTTCGGAGGTCCGAAAGGAGGGCAGCGAGGTCCTCACGGTTGCGGTCGGGGTCGCGGCTCATACCCTCCGTTGGGGCGGCGCGGGCAAAAACGTCCGCGCTCGTGTCGTGGCGGAGAGAGCGAACGTGTGTCTCGGTGCCTGGAGACGGGTCGGTGTCGCTGGTGCGCGTGAAAACCGCGGCTCGACAGACGAGGCCCTTCGCTCGGCAGGACACGATGCGTCCACCGAACAACGACGGAGCTACCGCCGCGACGCGCGCCGGTACTGCGGCGGCCACTGCTCCTCGGCGCCGAGTTCGTGCGCCGCGCGGTGTGTGAAGTACGGGTCACGGAGGTGTTCGCGCCCGAGGAGCACGACGTCGGCCCGCCCGTTGCGAACCAGCGCGTCCGCGTGTTCGGGGGTCGTGATAGCGCCGACGGCTGCGACGGGGACGTCGGCCTCCGTGCGAACCCGCTCGGCGTACGGCACCTGATAGCCCGGTCCGGTGTCCGGGAGCTGCTGGTCGGGGTGGACGCCGCCGCTGCTGACGTCGACGAGGTCTGCGAGGTCGGCGAGGTCGCCGGCGAGCCGGACGGTGTCGTCGACGGTCCACGACTCCCGCTGCGGGAGCCAGTCGG
Proteins encoded:
- a CDS encoding DUF7547 family protein, whose product is MSRDPDRNREDLAALLSDLRTTLDELERTLDTDDATRRPTRRDPPRGRDVVRFTEEYTIPTVISILETTVQSLELLRGVLRLADPERGLQGARGDLDGVDRRMVEGTERALDDLRRALTGTEEPTDPVARDVFREARDLSAEIESRLAEARGAERDSRSRAERSAGRSGGVVIPVDDEEGDASDESAASEEGGEEPTDEPDSSVAIDVDAELESIREEVRDESAVTDGDDDRHEDESDRGEDESDRDENER